A genome region from Populus alba chromosome 3, ASM523922v2, whole genome shotgun sequence includes the following:
- the LOC118062955 gene encoding FCS-Like Zinc finger 1: protein MVFQSSKRPCFIEEDDGLASLADRGAGFSGNHHPFFSRSLCYARRCSFRNLSSLVPSPRSARFCDSRFDDHQPHFLEACFLCKKPLGDNKDIFMYRGDMPFCSEECRQEQIDIDEAKEKNWNLSSSMKALRKNDQKKSTSPTKAQDYSSRAGTVAAG, encoded by the exons atggtttttcaatcTTCAAAAAGGCCTTGTTTCATAGAGGAAGATGATGGCTTAGCCTCTCTTGCAGATAGGGGTGCTGGGTTTTCAGGGAACCATCACCCATTCTTCTCCAGGTCTCTTTGTTACGCGAGAAGATGTAGTTTCAGGAACCTGTCATCTCTGGTGCCTTCTCCAAGGTCGGCAAGGTTTTGTGACTCTAGATTTGACGATCACCAACCCCACTTCTTGGAAGCTTGTTTCCTTTGTAAGAAACCACTTGGTGACAACAAAGACATCTTCATGTACAG AGGAGACATGCCGTTCTGTAGCGAAGAGTGTAGACAAGAGCAAATAGATATAGATGAAGCCAAAGAGAAGAACTGGAATCTCTCTTCATCTATGAAAGCATTAAGGAAAAATGACCAGAAGAAATCCACGTCCCCTACTAAAGCTCAGGACTACTCTTCTCGTGCGGGCACTGTTGCTGCGGGTTAA